The proteins below come from a single Melospiza georgiana isolate bMelGeo1 chromosome 4, bMelGeo1.pri, whole genome shotgun sequence genomic window:
- the LOC131082692 gene encoding C-type lectin domain family 5 member A-like translates to MAENVLYADLNLSESTRPRILTVPDDPGSGCTYAEVKVKAQDTNAATNCKSSGKSHCSRKHVAILVVIILILVLAVYLIITYGRTAGSQKRSETLSSNKQEEQATLSTTTQKHTTTLSPTNQEHATTLSSTTLKDPTILSPTKQEDPTTLSHIPERPRGCPTAWNKHGRKCYYFSPEREPKDWDAFRAECTAMGSDLVVIDSREELKFLHNKSKDKYYLLGLRRSPEEQKWKWINHVEHDPAMFNISRPYFNYLCTAIGYGEVHTAPCAGTRTTQNMCEKAATISNRHL, encoded by the exons ATGGCAGAAAATGTCCTTTATGCTGACCTGAACTTGTCTGAATCAACCAGACCCAGAATCCTGACAGTCCCTGATGACCCAG GCTCAGGCTGTACCTATGCAGAAGTGAAAGTGAAAGCCCAAGACACAAATGCTGCAACAAACTGCAAATCATCAG GTAAAAGCCATTGTTCCAGGAAACATGTTGCCATATTGGTGGTGATAATCCTCATACTGGTCCTGGCAGTGTATTTAATAATCACAT ATGGTCGAACTGCAGGCAGCCAAAAGCGCTCAGAAACCTTATCCTCCAACAAACAAGAGGAACAAGCAACATTGTCCACTACCACTCAAAAGCACACAACAACATTGTCCCCCACCAACCAAGAGCACGCAACAACACTGTCCTCCACCACCCTAAAGGACCCAACAATATTGTCCCCCACCAAGCAAGAGGACCCAACAACACTGTCCCACATACCTGAAAGGCCACGAG GCTGCCCCACAGCATGGAATAAACATGGCAGAAAATGCTACTACTTTTCTCCAGAGAGGGAACCAAAGGACTGGGATGCCTTCCGTGCAGAATGCACTGCCATGGGCTCAGACCTGGTGGTCATTGacagcagggaagagctg AAATTCCTGCACAACAAATCAAAAGATAAATACTACTTACTTGGTCTCAGACGCTCTCCAGAGGAGCAGAAGTGGAAGTGGATCAACCACGTGgaacatgacccagccat GTTCAATATAAGTCGACCTTACTTTAACTATCTCTGCACAGCCATTGGATATGGTGAAGTACATACTGCACCTTGTGCCGGAACCCGAACAACACAAAATATGTGTGAAAAAGCTGCAACAATTTCCAACAGGCATCTGTAG